A section of the Lineus longissimus chromosome 1, tnLinLong1.2, whole genome shotgun sequence genome encodes:
- the LOC135494346 gene encoding nuclear exosome regulator NRDE2-like isoform X1 — protein sequence MSCLFPAYVSTNKQQQKTGDESVFGREHAPSAVCVTNDVTPQWLENRSFKSDDALLLHQRHLGQNQRNKSEDSNGEPKQEDTQTTVVCDVKIEEEEKVKDCLESRDGKIHKKKHKRRHLSESPSRKDYRKKHKSHHFSGTTDSEAKKKQHRRLPSPSLGKDYHKKKQEEDQEKKSMKESRESGDRSQHKHKHKHRHRRDRRDEDRTKRREEDKKQEKESHNVKPNAKKMVVIPPGKVFIDDIKDLSPENAFRVDRKPDKVNAEFESIYKMNVAKYRCPKYCLGQSSSQLFISKGDKKSKSDCVLDRYFSKNKLKLIYDDQNVLDLNIDKSSKNSEKFRKPKSESSDFLEITKTKPENSEYNPLGVYDQKTAMYIQGVGGVAAKDVDPPAESSVEGNFKETVSESMKRRTEDFSRCLREKPYDIQMWLEFVKFQDEVLECEMAAERDSGAKSNKGKKQVFLVEKKQAVIDKALQKNPNNVKLQLTKLELHSNVWDSDTMMKEWETLVLSHIGDVTLWKEFLLFVQSSFSRFSVSKVIKQYTMCMRTLRDLQLRKPKYQHVAVPKDIDQHILGIFLQFCYFLKQAGFAEKSIALFQAMIEFNHFMPAVLHQAPREEQVALFEPFWDSCVPRFGDEGAIGWSTWILDKSTNFPPPLVSAVDEDDDDILDKTLPRNQNWLAVEKHREGTFWLPWRPDITKGQGQQDCEDPDRLVLIDDITDFLVTFSEEVKAKLVLSFLSFLGVSNHRVKDSVGKMAVIHKPIQDLPNQMSCPKSSESLDFYQTLNSFPSSDDSILQSFATELFKQVCKLLPTETRQDVTVAWMTSEINRMKNCAGSEKKVKKHLYKEVKKFCKTILQEQSNRSCLELWELYGRFEWCYGSVVDASKVFDMAIGMHCKDVVNLSGSQQLQAVKLCFSYCELILGLHEPRLVLSKKIGLRESQVAHVLYILTCLIGAAEFAVPSAVKNTTPPQMLKAKKHFVDFLKTTLDNFLSALQQNQEFQTLGELAMTWTECYALYQYLGLGIKAAAVVMEETIDKIKPFTITKYTPLSTSGVMKSDISTYFEKLHVSYIKLLTFHLSTTYAPLSILRSPLMRGLQLFPDNPCLLSTFIEMEASSHIAGRVRKYFDHSARSGSITNWFFAIHAELLRKQSLLESLANGDQVLERKYSGKEANPDLGIANRIRSLFEKATASQGGKTSILLWRMFVHFEVSEGDQSRARAVFYRALQHCPWAKSLYMDGVSYFPDDFQDVTDLMTEKEVRVRCLPEELDILLEDGEDQIEGEPAGDGS from the exons ATGTCTTGTTTGTTTCCTGCCTATGTATCCACCAATAAACAGCAGCAAAAAACTGGAGATGAGTCGGTATTCGGCAGAGAACATGCGCCTTCCG cTGTTTGTGTAACCAACGATGTTACTCCCCAGTGGTTGGAAAATCGAAGTTTCAAAAGTGATGATGCCCTTCTTTTACATCAGAGACACCTGGGCCAGAATCAAAGGAATAAAAG tGAGGATTCAAATGGAGAACCAAAGCAGGAGGACACACAGACGACAGTAGTTTGTGATGTCAAAATAGAAG aagaagaaaaagtaaaGGATTGTTTAGAAAGTCGTGATGGCAAGATTCACAAGAAGAAACATAAACGGCGCCACCTCTCTGAGAGTCCCAGTAGGAAGGACTATCGAAAAAAACACAAGTCACATCATTTTTCTGGTACAACTGACAGTGAAGCCAAGAAGAAACAACATAGGAGACTTCCCTCTCCAAGCCTTGGGAAAGATTATCACAAGAAAAAACAGGAAGAGGATCAGGAAAAAAAGAGCATGAAAGAGAGCAGAGAATCTGGTGATAGAAGCCAACACAAGCACAAACACAAGCATAGGCACAGACGTGACAGACGTGATGAAGATAGGACAAAAAGGAGAGAGGAAGATAAAAAGCAGGAAAAAGAATCACACAATGT TAAGCCTAATGCAAAGAAGATGGTTGTTATTCCACCTGGGAAGGTTTTCATTGATGACATCAAGGACCTATCACCAGAGAATGCCTTTCGAGTGGACCGCAAACCTGACAAAGTTAATGCAGAATTCGAATCCATCTACAAAATGAATGTGGCAAAATACAGATGTCCAAAATATTGCCTTGGGCAAAGTAGTAGTCAGCTCTTCATATCCAAAGGTGATAAAAAGTCTAAATCTGACTGCGTGTTGGATCGTTATTTCTCTAAAAACAAGCTGAAACTGATTTATGATGATCAAAATGTGCTCGATTTAAACATTGATAAGAGTTCTAAAAATTCTGAGAAATTTAGAAAGCCAAAATCTGAATCCTCAGATTTCTTAGAAATTACCAAGACAAAGCCAGAGAATTCAGAATACAATCCTTTGGGTGTGTATGATCAGAAAACTGCAATGTACATTCAAGGGGTTGGTGGGGTCGCAGCGAAAGATGTTGATCCTCCTGCTGAAAGTTCAGTTGAGGGTAATTTCAAGGAGACCGTGTCAGAGAGCATGAAAAGACGAACTGAGGATTTCTCGCGTTGCTTgagagagaaaccatatgataTTCAAATGTGGCTAGAATTTGTCAAGTTCCAGGACGAGGTTTTGGAGTGTGAAATGGCAGCCGAACGGGACTCTGGTGCCAAatccaacaaaggaaagaaaCAGGTTTTCCTTGTGGAGAAAAAACAAGCTGTGATTGATAAAGCTCTTCAGAAAAACCCTAACAATGTCAAGTTACAGTTAACTAAATTGGAGTTGCATTCTAATGTTTGGGATTCAGATACAATGATGAAGGAATGGGAAACTCTTGTCCTCAGTCATATTGgtgatgtgacattgtggaAGGAGTTCCTCCTGTTTGTGCAATCATCGTTCTCAaggttttcagtttcaaaggtCATCAAACAGTACACGATGTGTATGAGGACACTGAGAGATTTGCAGTTGAGGAAGCCAAAATACCAACATGTTGCAGTGCCAAAGGACATAGATCAACACATTTTAG GTATTTTCCTTCAGTTCTGCTATTTCCTGAAGCAAGCTGGTTTTGCTGAGAAAAGTATTGCCCTCTTCCAAGCCATGATCGAGTTCAATCATTTCATGCCTGCAGTGCTACACCAAGCTCCGAGGGAGGAACAGGTTGCATTGTTTGAACCATTCTGGGATAGCTGCGTGCCAAGGTTTGGGGATGAAGGGGCTATCGGTTGGTCAACATGGATACTGGACAAGTCAACAAATTTCCCGCCTCCATTGGTGTCTGCAG tggatgaagatgatgatgacatccTTGACAAGACACTGCCCCGAAATCAAAATTGGCTAGCCGTTGAGAAGCATCGTGAAGGAACATTTTGGTTGCCATGGAGACCAGATAtcacaaaaggtcaaggtcaacaggACTGTGAGGATCCAGATAGACTTGTTctcattgatgacatcacagattTCCTTGTGACCTTTTCTGAAGAAGTGAAAGCAAAACTAGTGCTcagttttctctcatttttggGTGTTTCCAATCATCGGGTGAAGGATTCAGTTGGAAAAATGGCCGTTATTCACAAACCCATCCAAGATCTTcccaatcagatgtcctgtcCAAAATCTTCAGAATCGTTGGACTTTTATCAGACTTTGAATTCTTTCCCATCCTCTGATGATTCAATACTCCAAAGCTTTGCAACAGAACTCTTCAAGCAAGTCTGTAAACTTCTTCCTACCGAGACAAGGCAGGATGTGACTGTAGCGTGGATGACATCTGAGATCAATAGGATGAAAAATTGTGctggttctgaaaagaaagtAAAGAAGCATCTTTACAAAGAAGTGAAAAAGTTTTGCAAAACAATCCTGCAGGAACAATCCAATCGGAGTTGTTTAGAATTGTGGGAGTTGTATGGCAGGTTTGAATGGTGCTACGGCAGTGTCGTGGATGCCAGTAAAGTGTTCGATATGGCCATTGGTATGCACTGCAAAGATGTTGTGAATTTGAGCGGTTCACAGCAGCTTCAAGCTGTCAAACTGTGTTTCAGTTACTGTGAGTTGATCCTAGGACTTCATGAACCCAGACTTGTCCTTTCGAAAAAGATTGGGTTGCGTGAGTCGCAGGTGGCGCATGTCCTTTACATactaacatgtttgattggtGCTGCTGAGTTTGCTGTGCCGTCTGCTGTGAAAAACACAACTCCGCCACAGATGCTCAAAGCAAAGAAACATTTCGTTGACTTTTTGAAAACGACTTTGGATAATTTCCTCAGTGCTCTTCAGCAAAATCAGGAGTTCCAAACACTTGGTGAACTTGCAATGACATGGACTGAGTGTTATGCTCTTTACCAGTATTTAGGTCTAGGAATAAAAGCTGCAGCGGTCGTGATGGAAGAAACCATTGACAAGATCAAGCCTTTCACTATTACAAAGTATACTCCACTGAGCACAAGTGGCGTTATGAAATCGGACATTTCGACGTACTTTGAGAAACTTCATGTCTCTTATATCAAGCTTCTTACATTCCACTTGAGTACGACCTATGCCCCTCTCAGCATCCTGCGCAGTCCCCTGATGAGGGGCCTGCAGCTGTTCCCTGATAATCCATGCCTACTATCCACATTCATCGAGATGGAGGCCAGCTCACATATCGCTGGTAGGGTCAGGAAGTACTTCGATCACAGTGCTAGGTCTGGGTCCATCACAAATTGGTTCTTTGCTATCCATGCTGAACTTCTGAGGAAGCAGTCGCTGTTGGAGTCATTGGCAAATGGAGATCAAGTCCTCGAAAGGAAATATTCAG GAAAAGAAGCCAATCCTGACTTGGGCATTGCCAACAGGATACGGTCATTGTTTGAGAAAGCAACAGCGTCACAAGGTGGGAAAACATCTATTCTTCTGTGGAGGATGTTTGTACACTTTGAG GTTTCAGAAGGCGACCAGTCCAGAGCAAGAGCTGTCTTCTATAGAGCCCTGCAACATTGCCCATGGGCTAAG AGCCTGTACATGGATGGTGTGAGTTACTTCCCAGATGACTTCCAGGATGTGACTGACTTGATGACAGAGAAGGAGGTTCGAGTGCGCTGCCTGCCGGAGGAGCTGGATATTCTGCTCGAGGACGGAGAGGACCAAATAGAGGGAGAGCCCGCTGGTGATGGGTCATGA
- the LOC135494346 gene encoding nuclear exosome regulator NRDE2-like isoform X2 codes for MSCLFPAYVSTNKQQQKTGDESVFGREHAPSAVCVTNDVTPQWLENRSFKSDDALLLHQRHLGQNQRNKSEDSNGEPKQEDTQTTVVCDVKIEEEEKVKDCLESRDGKIHKKKHKRRHLSESPSRKDYRKKHKSHHFSGTTDSEAKKKQHRRLPSPSLGKDYHKKKQEEDQEKKSMKESRESGDRSQHKHKHKHRHRRDRRDEDRTKRREEDKKQEKESHNVKPNAKKMVVIPPGKVFIDDIKDLSPENAFRVDRKPDKVNAEFESIYKMNVAKYRCPKYCLGQSSSQLFISKGDKKSKSDCVLDRYFSKNKLKLIYDDQNVLDLNIDKSSKNSEKFRKPKSESSDFLEITKTKPENSEYNPLGVYDQKTAMYIQGVGGVAAKDVDPPAESSVEGNFKETVSESMKRRTEDFSRCLREKPYDIQMWLEFVKFQDEVLECEMAAERDSGAKSNKGKKQVFLVEKKQAVIDKALQKNPNNVKLQLTKLELHSNVWDSDTMMKEWETLVLSHIGDVTLWKEFLLFVQSSFSRFSVSKVIKQYTMCMRTLRDLQLRKPKYQHVAVPKDIDQHILGIFLQFCYFLKQAGFAEKSIALFQAMIEFNHFMPAVLHQAPREEQVALFEPFWDSCVPRFGDEGAIGWSTWILDKSTNFPPPLVSAVDEDDDDILDKTLPRNQNWLAVEKHREGTFWLPWRPDITKGQGQQDCEDPDRLVLIDDITDFLVTFSEEVKAKLVLSFLSFLGVSNHRVKDSVGKMAVIHKPIQDLPNQMSCPKSSESLDFYQTLNSFPSSDDSILQSFATELFKQVCKLLPTETRQDVTVAWMTSEINRMKNCAGSEKKVKKHLYKEVKKFCKTILQEQSNRSCLELWELYGRFEWCYGSVVDASKVFDMAIGMHCKDVVNLSGSQQLQAVKLCFSYCELILGLHEPRLVLSKKIGLRESQVAHVLYILTCLIGAAEFAVPSAVKNTTPPQMLKAKKHFVDFLKTTLDNFLSALQQNQEFQTLGELAMTWTECYALYQYLGLGIKAAAVVMEETIDKIKPFTITKYTPLSTSGVMKSDISTYFEKLHVSYIKLLTFHLSTTYAPLSILRSPLMRGLQLFPDNPCLLSTFIEMEASSHIAGRVRKYFDHSARSGSITNWFFAIHAELLRKQSLLESLANGDQVLERKYSGKEANPDLGIANRIRSLFEKATASQGGKTSILLWRMFVHFEKATSPEQELSSIEPCNIAHGLRACTWMV; via the exons ATGTCTTGTTTGTTTCCTGCCTATGTATCCACCAATAAACAGCAGCAAAAAACTGGAGATGAGTCGGTATTCGGCAGAGAACATGCGCCTTCCG cTGTTTGTGTAACCAACGATGTTACTCCCCAGTGGTTGGAAAATCGAAGTTTCAAAAGTGATGATGCCCTTCTTTTACATCAGAGACACCTGGGCCAGAATCAAAGGAATAAAAG tGAGGATTCAAATGGAGAACCAAAGCAGGAGGACACACAGACGACAGTAGTTTGTGATGTCAAAATAGAAG aagaagaaaaagtaaaGGATTGTTTAGAAAGTCGTGATGGCAAGATTCACAAGAAGAAACATAAACGGCGCCACCTCTCTGAGAGTCCCAGTAGGAAGGACTATCGAAAAAAACACAAGTCACATCATTTTTCTGGTACAACTGACAGTGAAGCCAAGAAGAAACAACATAGGAGACTTCCCTCTCCAAGCCTTGGGAAAGATTATCACAAGAAAAAACAGGAAGAGGATCAGGAAAAAAAGAGCATGAAAGAGAGCAGAGAATCTGGTGATAGAAGCCAACACAAGCACAAACACAAGCATAGGCACAGACGTGACAGACGTGATGAAGATAGGACAAAAAGGAGAGAGGAAGATAAAAAGCAGGAAAAAGAATCACACAATGT TAAGCCTAATGCAAAGAAGATGGTTGTTATTCCACCTGGGAAGGTTTTCATTGATGACATCAAGGACCTATCACCAGAGAATGCCTTTCGAGTGGACCGCAAACCTGACAAAGTTAATGCAGAATTCGAATCCATCTACAAAATGAATGTGGCAAAATACAGATGTCCAAAATATTGCCTTGGGCAAAGTAGTAGTCAGCTCTTCATATCCAAAGGTGATAAAAAGTCTAAATCTGACTGCGTGTTGGATCGTTATTTCTCTAAAAACAAGCTGAAACTGATTTATGATGATCAAAATGTGCTCGATTTAAACATTGATAAGAGTTCTAAAAATTCTGAGAAATTTAGAAAGCCAAAATCTGAATCCTCAGATTTCTTAGAAATTACCAAGACAAAGCCAGAGAATTCAGAATACAATCCTTTGGGTGTGTATGATCAGAAAACTGCAATGTACATTCAAGGGGTTGGTGGGGTCGCAGCGAAAGATGTTGATCCTCCTGCTGAAAGTTCAGTTGAGGGTAATTTCAAGGAGACCGTGTCAGAGAGCATGAAAAGACGAACTGAGGATTTCTCGCGTTGCTTgagagagaaaccatatgataTTCAAATGTGGCTAGAATTTGTCAAGTTCCAGGACGAGGTTTTGGAGTGTGAAATGGCAGCCGAACGGGACTCTGGTGCCAAatccaacaaaggaaagaaaCAGGTTTTCCTTGTGGAGAAAAAACAAGCTGTGATTGATAAAGCTCTTCAGAAAAACCCTAACAATGTCAAGTTACAGTTAACTAAATTGGAGTTGCATTCTAATGTTTGGGATTCAGATACAATGATGAAGGAATGGGAAACTCTTGTCCTCAGTCATATTGgtgatgtgacattgtggaAGGAGTTCCTCCTGTTTGTGCAATCATCGTTCTCAaggttttcagtttcaaaggtCATCAAACAGTACACGATGTGTATGAGGACACTGAGAGATTTGCAGTTGAGGAAGCCAAAATACCAACATGTTGCAGTGCCAAAGGACATAGATCAACACATTTTAG GTATTTTCCTTCAGTTCTGCTATTTCCTGAAGCAAGCTGGTTTTGCTGAGAAAAGTATTGCCCTCTTCCAAGCCATGATCGAGTTCAATCATTTCATGCCTGCAGTGCTACACCAAGCTCCGAGGGAGGAACAGGTTGCATTGTTTGAACCATTCTGGGATAGCTGCGTGCCAAGGTTTGGGGATGAAGGGGCTATCGGTTGGTCAACATGGATACTGGACAAGTCAACAAATTTCCCGCCTCCATTGGTGTCTGCAG tggatgaagatgatgatgacatccTTGACAAGACACTGCCCCGAAATCAAAATTGGCTAGCCGTTGAGAAGCATCGTGAAGGAACATTTTGGTTGCCATGGAGACCAGATAtcacaaaaggtcaaggtcaacaggACTGTGAGGATCCAGATAGACTTGTTctcattgatgacatcacagattTCCTTGTGACCTTTTCTGAAGAAGTGAAAGCAAAACTAGTGCTcagttttctctcatttttggGTGTTTCCAATCATCGGGTGAAGGATTCAGTTGGAAAAATGGCCGTTATTCACAAACCCATCCAAGATCTTcccaatcagatgtcctgtcCAAAATCTTCAGAATCGTTGGACTTTTATCAGACTTTGAATTCTTTCCCATCCTCTGATGATTCAATACTCCAAAGCTTTGCAACAGAACTCTTCAAGCAAGTCTGTAAACTTCTTCCTACCGAGACAAGGCAGGATGTGACTGTAGCGTGGATGACATCTGAGATCAATAGGATGAAAAATTGTGctggttctgaaaagaaagtAAAGAAGCATCTTTACAAAGAAGTGAAAAAGTTTTGCAAAACAATCCTGCAGGAACAATCCAATCGGAGTTGTTTAGAATTGTGGGAGTTGTATGGCAGGTTTGAATGGTGCTACGGCAGTGTCGTGGATGCCAGTAAAGTGTTCGATATGGCCATTGGTATGCACTGCAAAGATGTTGTGAATTTGAGCGGTTCACAGCAGCTTCAAGCTGTCAAACTGTGTTTCAGTTACTGTGAGTTGATCCTAGGACTTCATGAACCCAGACTTGTCCTTTCGAAAAAGATTGGGTTGCGTGAGTCGCAGGTGGCGCATGTCCTTTACATactaacatgtttgattggtGCTGCTGAGTTTGCTGTGCCGTCTGCTGTGAAAAACACAACTCCGCCACAGATGCTCAAAGCAAAGAAACATTTCGTTGACTTTTTGAAAACGACTTTGGATAATTTCCTCAGTGCTCTTCAGCAAAATCAGGAGTTCCAAACACTTGGTGAACTTGCAATGACATGGACTGAGTGTTATGCTCTTTACCAGTATTTAGGTCTAGGAATAAAAGCTGCAGCGGTCGTGATGGAAGAAACCATTGACAAGATCAAGCCTTTCACTATTACAAAGTATACTCCACTGAGCACAAGTGGCGTTATGAAATCGGACATTTCGACGTACTTTGAGAAACTTCATGTCTCTTATATCAAGCTTCTTACATTCCACTTGAGTACGACCTATGCCCCTCTCAGCATCCTGCGCAGTCCCCTGATGAGGGGCCTGCAGCTGTTCCCTGATAATCCATGCCTACTATCCACATTCATCGAGATGGAGGCCAGCTCACATATCGCTGGTAGGGTCAGGAAGTACTTCGATCACAGTGCTAGGTCTGGGTCCATCACAAATTGGTTCTTTGCTATCCATGCTGAACTTCTGAGGAAGCAGTCGCTGTTGGAGTCATTGGCAAATGGAGATCAAGTCCTCGAAAGGAAATATTCAG GAAAAGAAGCCAATCCTGACTTGGGCATTGCCAACAGGATACGGTCATTGTTTGAGAAAGCAACAGCGTCACAAGGTGGGAAAACATCTATTCTTCTGTGGAGGATGTTTGTACACTTTGAG AAGGCGACCAGTCCAGAGCAAGAGCTGTCTTCTATAGAGCCCTGCAACATTGCCCATGGGCTAAG AGCCTGTACATGGATGGTGTGA